One window of the Sparus aurata chromosome 17, fSpaAur1.1, whole genome shotgun sequence genome contains the following:
- the LOC115568040 gene encoding C-type lectin domain family 12 member B-like isoform X1 translates to MAEEEVNYASVVFKANKSPTAEAKEAEETQYDEVKVKNKLTEQTGDTKADEKANNRDGHFRQLACCLGILCVVLLLAIIGVCVYVTTFNHMSDQNQLKENVTFLQAVNVNLTNINDKLNSTVNNLTVQLDNLNKSYTALESNNTDVIAENQKLKTQNQQLETQKKNLTDMLQDMETERNELNVSRAQWSIDQYCPIDGAGRQCKSCQEGWRQYQSSCYAVNDARPPYQKTWDGAQADCKGKISELAVLNNVQKKTFISKNSWYPPEIKGYWIGLRVVDRKWTWVDSSDLTEISWIQPETPTEGHCAIFLQNQELKSVNCTENNAWICEKKALSLTTP, encoded by the exons ATGGCAGAAGAGGAGGTGAACTACGCTTCAGTCGTATTCAAAGCCAACAAAAGTCCCACAGCTGAAG CTAAAGAAGCGGAGGAAACTCAGTACGATGAAGTGAAggttaaaaacaaactgacggAACAAACTGGTGACACAAAAG CAGACGAGAAGGCAAACAACAGAGATGGACACTTTCGGCAGTTGGCTTGTTGTTTGGGGATTCTTTGTGTCGTCCTGTTGTTGGCCATCATAGGAGTCTGTGTCTATG tTACCACATTTAATCACATGAGTGACCAGAACCAGCTCAAAGAAAACGTAACGTTTCTCCAGGCAGTCAATGTCAACCTGACAAACATCAACGACAAACTGAACTCAACTGTCAACAATCTGACAGTCCAGTTAGACAACCTGAATAAATCCTATACTGCCTTAGAGAGTAACAACACGGACGTGATTGCAGAAAACCAGAAACTGAAGACACAAAACCAGCAGCTGGAGACACAGAAGAAAAACTTGACTGATATGTTACAAGacatggagacagagaggaatgaGCTCAATGTGAGTCGAGCTCAGTGGAGCATTGATCAATACTGTCCAATTGACGGAGCTG GAAGACAGTGTAAGTCTTGTCAGGAGGGCTGGAGACAATACCAGTCCAGCTGCTACGCTGTTAATGATGCTAGACCTCCTTATCAGAAAACCTGGGATGGAGCTCAAGCAGACTGCAAGGGAAAGATTTCAGAACTGGCTGTTCTAAATAATGTACAGAAGAAG ACATTCATCAGTAAAAACAGTTGGTACCCTCCAGAAATCAAGGGATACTGGATTGGCCTGAGAGTTGTAGATAGGAAGTGGACATGGGTCGACAGCAGTGATCTGACTGAAAT CTCCTGGATACAACCAGAGACTCCTACTGAAGGTCACTGTGCCATTTTTCTCCAGAACCAAGAACTGAAATCAGTGAACTGCACTGAAAACAACGCATGGATCTGTGAAAAGAAGGCTTTGTCTCTAACAACACCTTAG
- the LOC115568040 gene encoding C-type lectin domain family 12 member B-like isoform X2, giving the protein MAEEEVNYASVVFKANKSPTAEAKEAEETQYDEVKVKNKLTEQTGDTKDEKANNRDGHFRQLACCLGILCVVLLLAIIGVCVYVTTFNHMSDQNQLKENVTFLQAVNVNLTNINDKLNSTVNNLTVQLDNLNKSYTALESNNTDVIAENQKLKTQNQQLETQKKNLTDMLQDMETERNELNVSRAQWSIDQYCPIDGAGRQCKSCQEGWRQYQSSCYAVNDARPPYQKTWDGAQADCKGKISELAVLNNVQKKTFISKNSWYPPEIKGYWIGLRVVDRKWTWVDSSDLTEISWIQPETPTEGHCAIFLQNQELKSVNCTENNAWICEKKALSLTTP; this is encoded by the exons ATGGCAGAAGAGGAGGTGAACTACGCTTCAGTCGTATTCAAAGCCAACAAAAGTCCCACAGCTGAAG CTAAAGAAGCGGAGGAAACTCAGTACGATGAAGTGAAggttaaaaacaaactgacggAACAAACTGGTGACACAAAAG ACGAGAAGGCAAACAACAGAGATGGACACTTTCGGCAGTTGGCTTGTTGTTTGGGGATTCTTTGTGTCGTCCTGTTGTTGGCCATCATAGGAGTCTGTGTCTATG tTACCACATTTAATCACATGAGTGACCAGAACCAGCTCAAAGAAAACGTAACGTTTCTCCAGGCAGTCAATGTCAACCTGACAAACATCAACGACAAACTGAACTCAACTGTCAACAATCTGACAGTCCAGTTAGACAACCTGAATAAATCCTATACTGCCTTAGAGAGTAACAACACGGACGTGATTGCAGAAAACCAGAAACTGAAGACACAAAACCAGCAGCTGGAGACACAGAAGAAAAACTTGACTGATATGTTACAAGacatggagacagagaggaatgaGCTCAATGTGAGTCGAGCTCAGTGGAGCATTGATCAATACTGTCCAATTGACGGAGCTG GAAGACAGTGTAAGTCTTGTCAGGAGGGCTGGAGACAATACCAGTCCAGCTGCTACGCTGTTAATGATGCTAGACCTCCTTATCAGAAAACCTGGGATGGAGCTCAAGCAGACTGCAAGGGAAAGATTTCAGAACTGGCTGTTCTAAATAATGTACAGAAGAAG ACATTCATCAGTAAAAACAGTTGGTACCCTCCAGAAATCAAGGGATACTGGATTGGCCTGAGAGTTGTAGATAGGAAGTGGACATGGGTCGACAGCAGTGATCTGACTGAAAT CTCCTGGATACAACCAGAGACTCCTACTGAAGGTCACTGTGCCATTTTTCTCCAGAACCAAGAACTGAAATCAGTGAACTGCACTGAAAACAACGCATGGATCTGTGAAAAGAAGGCTTTGTCTCTAACAACACCTTAG